One Halalkalicoccus sp. NIPERK01 DNA segment encodes these proteins:
- a CDS encoding type IV pilin N-terminal domain-containing protein, translating to MIAELKQKLSALRSGEDRGVSPVIGVILMVAITVILAAVIGAFVLGLGDGLGEGAQPNTQLTISENKDASGNVESFTIVHEGGDQLNVDEFTVRGGSIDDTAANHEDVLTVGGEWVVDVDSGHTAGDDIRLIWNDSQTFYTHTLSAASV from the coding sequence ATGATAGCAGAACTAAAACAGAAGCTCTCGGCCCTCCGCAGCGGGGAGGACCGTGGCGTATCGCCCGTGATCGGCGTCATCCTGATGGTCGCCATCACCGTGATCCTCGCGGCAGTCATCGGCGCGTTCGTCCTCGGACTCGGGGATGGACTTGGAGAGGGTGCGCAACCTAACACGCAACTTACTATCTCCGAAAATAAAGATGCCTCCGGCAACGTTGAGTCATTCACCATTGTCCACGAGGGGGGAGATCAATTGAATGTTGATGAGTTTACTGTCCGTGGTGGCAGCATTGATGATACAGCTGCAAACCACGAAGATGTACTAACAGTAGGTGGTGAATGGGTAGTTGACGTTGATTCAGGCCACACTGCAGGTGATGACATTCGACTTATCTGGAATGACAGTCAAACCTTCTACACCCATACCCTATCTGCTGCCTCAGTATAG
- a CDS encoding type II toxin-antitoxin system PemK/MazF family toxin, with translation MTDEKPTPTFDRGDVVYGDDPFKSADASRPWLILSNHEGRPFHGEQYIALTLTTQSWMDGLIPIPTTSWIRGGTPDESRVVPWGVQSLDRADVDFWQGRLDGEIVDEAVAALVDELRP, from the coding sequence GTGACCGACGAGAAACCGACGCCGACCTTCGACCGCGGCGACGTCGTCTACGGGGACGACCCGTTCAAGAGCGCCGACGCGTCCCGCCCGTGGCTGATACTCTCGAACCACGAGGGACGACCGTTTCACGGAGAACAGTACATCGCGCTCACGCTCACGACGCAGTCGTGGATGGACGGACTCATCCCGATTCCGACGACGAGTTGGATTCGAGGTGGGACGCCCGACGAGAGTCGCGTCGTTCCGTGGGGTGTGCAGTCCCTCGACCGGGCGGACGTCGACTTCTGGCAAGGTCGTCTCGACGGAGAGATCGTCGATGAAGCCGTCGCCGCCCTCGTCGACGAACTCCGCCCCTGA
- a CDS encoding helix-turn-helix domain-containing protein — MSIDRETFENASENELAGLSTPDQVLGFLVAHDDRAFKAREIASQTELDEGTVSTALSRLKDRGLVEHKATYWAATDDTARLETYSGYERATTLFNDRLGEEDRAEWREHAPSEPHPSVEDES, encoded by the coding sequence ATGTCCATCGATCGAGAAACGTTCGAGAACGCGAGCGAGAACGAACTAGCGGGGCTTTCCACCCCTGACCAAGTCCTCGGATTTCTCGTCGCACACGACGACCGCGCGTTCAAGGCGCGCGAGATAGCGTCCCAGACCGAACTCGACGAGGGGACCGTTAGTACTGCCCTCTCCCGATTGAAGGATCGCGGTCTCGTCGAGCATAAGGCGACGTACTGGGCGGCGACCGACGACACCGCTCGACTCGAGACGTACAGCGGTTACGAACGGGCGACGACGCTGTTCAACGACCGGCTCGGCGAGGAGGACAGGGCGGAGTGGCGCGAACACGCTCCCAGCGAACCGCATCCGAGCGTCGAGGACGAGTCGTGA